The genomic segment TATCTTCCCGTTGCCCAGGCTTCCGTTAGAGAGGCGGCAAAGATGTTCGGGTTTACCGTTGAAACCATATATCAGATCGAACTTGCCCTCGAAGAAGCATTCATGAATGTAATAAAACACGCCTTTGAAGCCGGTGAAGACAGCACCTTTGATATTATCTGCAAACAAACCTCTATGGGTATAAAGATCATTATAAAAGAGAAAGGGATGCCCTTTGACCCCGGCAAGATCACCCTCTATGACCCTTCGAAAGACATTCTTGAAGTCGGCTCCACCGGACTCGGCACATTTCTCATGAAAGAGATCGTTGATGAAGTCTCCTTCCACAACCTGGGATCTGAAGGCAAAGAGATACATCTCGTTAAATACCTGCCGGGTAAGAATATAGAAGACTTCTGCGATCCTTCCGAACTGGAGCGCCATGAAGAAGAAAGACCAGGACCTGTCGTTATCGCCGGGAGGATCGAATACGATGTCAGGAGGATGAAGGCTTTAGAGGCAATTGAGATTTCAAAGGGCGCCTATAAATCACACGGTTATACATTTTTTGATGAAGTCATCTATTATCCTGAACAGATAGTGGCTTCAAATGACTCCGGTGAGATGATCTCCGCGGTTGCGGTAACGAAGGACGATGTCTTTATGGGCCATGCCGCCCTGCACTACCCTGAACCGGGCGCAAGGATCGCGGAACTGACATTTATCTTTGTCAGCCCTGAATACAGGGGTCAGGGATGCATGAAGAGAATGCTTGATTTCCTCTTTGCCGCGCCAAAACAATACGACCTTGAGGGTGTTTATGCCTTTGCTGTTGCAAATCACATCTATTCACAAAAAACAATGGTCGGTCACGGTCTGGTTGACTGCGGCATAGAGCTGGCAACAAGTCCCGCAACCTGGGTCTTCAAGGGCATCTCAAAGGGCGAGTCCCAGAGAATAAGCGTGGTGCTGAGCTTTAAATATCTGAAAAAACCTGATCCGATAACCCTCTATCCCCCTGCCCGGCATAGGGCAATGATAGAAAAGCTTTACAGAGATATGGGCGCTGAACACAATTATATTGTCCCTCCCTTCCCGGAACCTCATTTCACGGATGATAAGTCGGTCATCTATGCGAAGGTTTATGCCGCTGAGGGAAACGCCGAGATCTTTATTACAAAATACGGGTCGAATGTTGTACATGAAATTAAAGGAATATTGAAAAATCTTCTATGCGTCGAACAGATCGCCGCGATCAACCTCTATCTCGGCATGGAGGACCCGCTCACCTATTTCATGTCCCCTGCCTTTGAGGAGAGTGGTTTTTTCTTTTCCGGGATATTGCCGAAGACCGGGGTGGGTGACGCGATCATATTACAATATCTCAATAATATCTCCTTCGATTACGACAAGGTGATCGCGTATTCCGACAACGCGAAGGAGATTCTTGCCTATATACGGGAAAACGATTCCTCTGTTTCACTATAATGTATCTGCTTTCACTTCCCTTATCCTTCTCTCTTCTTTTTTAATTGTTTTACCGTCCGGTGTTTGATATTCTTTTCATAGCAGGTGGTTGTTAATATGAATTTCCGTACTACAATAGTCTTCCTAAAGGGCATGTTGTTTCTCCTGCTCATTCTCCTGCAGGGATGTACATCGTATACGGTCAAGGTGGATGGTTTCCGTAATCCGGACAGGCCGTTGATCATTGCTCCGGGCACAACGATCCATGTCGTTGAAGATAAGGAAGCAAAAAACCCCTTGCTCGACAAGGAGGTCGCGAGGAAGATCGAAAGTATGCTGAAGCTGAAGGGCTATGCGATATCGCAGTCCGACAGCCCTGTCTATTATCTCCTCCACGGATACGGCATAGGGAAGGAAAGAACGGTGACCCGCACGATGCCGGTATACCAGCCCGGGGGAACTGCAACGGTCACAAAAACCGGGCCAAAGGGAACCTCCTACTCAACAGTTCAACTTCCCGGCTCAACGACCTATGTCCCGTATACGACCTCAATATCCGATAAATGGCTCTCCCTGAAGATCGTTGACGGAAAGGATTACAGGGATTCGGGCACGATGACGGATATCTGGATCGGGGAGGCCTCCGTCACCGGGGAAGGTCTGGACCTCAGGGATATGATCAATTACCTGGTCGTGGGGATCTTTGACCATTTTGGTGAGAATACCGGGAAAAGGCTTGCCGTCGATATCAAGGCAGACGATCCGAGGGTAAAGGCCCTCTCGGCACCCTGAACCCGTTCAAAGATAATTATTTATCGTGACGTTTTCAGGAGGTCCTTCAGGTCCGCATTGGGAATGTAGCTCCGGTATATCTTTTCGAAGGTACCGTCCGCCTTCATGCCGTCCAGGACTGACTGCCATTTTGCAACTATCTCAACCGGAGTTCCAAGCGACATGGCGATATAAAAATAGGTATTGCTCACGCGAAAGACCGGCTCCAGGTCGTCCATGCGGTATCCCGCCTTTTTCACGATCTCCGGAACGGTAATATCGGTAAATATCGAAACCTGCACGCTTCCGTCCATGAGCTGCTTGACGTTGGTGGTGGGAAGAGGAGAACTGACCAGGTTCGTAAACCCTTTGTTTTTGAGATACTGTTCGGTAAACCAGTTGGTGGTGGTGGCAATGGCGGCAAGCCTTTTGGCCTCTTGCAGGCTTCGGATCATTATGCCGGAGCCCTTCTTTACGTAAAACATGGCGCTGTTCTTGCCTACCGGCCCTACCCACTGAAACAGCTTCTCCCTCTTATCGGTCCTCTCGGCGCTGAAGAGCACTACATTCGGGGTCTTCAACGCTTTAGTGTAAGCCTCGTCCCAGGATGTCAACCGGATCGTATCCGGAATACCCTGGCGGGCAATGATCTCGCGCACTATGTCGGTTACAAAGCCGGCGACCTTCCCGTCTTTCATGAACGTGACGGGCGGGTATTCCTCCGTCAGCATTGTCAGTTCAGGAGTTCCCTTTATATCCTTTGGTGCCGCGTGTACATCCCCGGCAAGGATGATTAAACACATTATTAAACAGAAGCAACCGATCTTTTTCATACATTTCACCTTCTTTTTAAATGTGGTCACGGTAGTGAAGGTCGTGCCCTGAAAGACACTGCCCCGTGACGTGAATTTATAACAAGAATAACCGTATGGGTCAACGGAATACTGGACGGCCTTACTTCCTTTCAACGCGGCCGGGAACTACGACCACCTTCCGGCCGGTAAAATAGCGTTTGTCGATATAGATTGTGCGGGTTGTCCCTGCTGCCTGCCCATACTCCTCCTTTCCTTGTTTATAGTAATACCTCTATGGCTGTTACTACAACTCCATTTCCATAATGTCCCAATCACCTTTACTTGCAAGTGTGCTCTCTGTCTGATATAATTTTTTCATGCCTTAATATAACAGGGGGTAAGCGATGGGAGACAAAGGCGGGAAGAAAAATAGAGACAAGGATCAGAAACAAAAGGCTATAAAACATGCACAAGATATAAAAGAGAAAAAGGAAAAAGAACCAAAACGCGCACAGAAATAGTTTTGCTTTCTACTTGTTTGTCCCGGATACTTCTTTCTGGCAATCAAAGCAATATGCCTTGCCGCCGAAGATCTTTTTCTGATTCCAGCAATACTGTGCGACCTTCTGTTTTCCAGGGAGAATATTTTAGATGATTTGTTGGATTGCAAGACCTGATCCCATACACTTGGGGTCCAATCTATTTGGGCAACAGCCCCTAAAGATTTGACCCCTTTGTCCTACCAGAGATTTTTGTTGCTGCAGCACATGTCCCGGGCCATACTTTCCGCCCTTGCCGCAATGGTGGACATGGACAAAGCCCCTAAACAGACGTTCCGGCTTGGCGGTTGGCATGGACCGCTTAAAGCATCTCCTCCCATGCATTGCGCTTCCATGAACCACGTGGAATTACTTGGCTGGCCGCAACTCTTGTGATAAGCCCAGAGATTCATGTGGATTATTGTGTTCCCCGGAGCGGAGCATTTAAACTGTGCAGTATAGTCCTTGTTGCTGGCGCGAGTACTACCTATGTAGATATTTTTGCGGCTATCCCGCAGATCCGAAAAATGCCCTGATATCTTAGTCACCGTAAACGTACATCTCTTCTTCTGATCCTGTCTCCCCCGCGCATTCACATTATCGGGCAGCAGAAATAGTCCAAGAACCCCCAGAGCCAGCACAACCGAAAACAACCATTTTCTGTTTACCTTCATAAAGTCACCTCCATCAAAAAATTGTTTTCCGCCTACTCCCAAACCCTTCCAAATCGAAAATCTGCCTTCAAACACGTGATCAAATAAATTCTCGCCGATCCCTACAATCAGCTAATTTAATATTACGCTCCATAGACCATCATGTCAACCTCAATATTTTCCTGATCCAGTGGTTCATGTTGTATTCCCGGACCTCCGGGGGACACTTCCCCAGGCACTGCACCATCTGTGCACCATCTGGGGTCAGAAAAACCCGACACCGATGCTCTATAGTGAAATATTTAGGTTGAAAACCTTTCACCTTTCACTTTTCACTTTTTACGGTATCAGCTGTACTTTGCGTTCTCTGCGAGTGCTTTGATCTCGCATATTGTGTGATGTGCTTAATTGCACGACCTGGCCCAAAGGGTTTGCGATTGCCTCATGCCTCACGAAAGAAGATAGAAAATCGACTAAGTCAAGGATAAAGATTTGACCCCTGTGCCCCGCTTTCGCTCACAAAAAGGTGTCGATGGAACTTCCCGGAACGGCGGAGACGATCTTGGATAGCGGATATTTCCTGGGCGTTCTCGATGCAATAAACCCGGAAGCAAGAGAAGACTTTCCATATTCCTTCATGAAGGCCTCCATGCCTTTCAAACTTGAAGCATCGACCGCTTCGCCATATTTGCATTCAATAGCTGTGAATTGGCCGCCTTGTTCGATGAGGAGATCGACCTCATCTCCCTGGGACGTCCTCCAGAACCACAGCGGCACGGCCTTCCCCATTGAATAGAAATGCCTGACGACCTGCATGACGATATGCGTCTCCCAGAATGCGCCTACCATCGGATTGCGGGCGATAGCCTCCCAGCTATCAAAACCGAGTAGAAAGGAAATCAGGCCGGTATCGCACATATACAGCTTTGGAGACTTTACCAGTCTCTTGCCTATATTCCTGTAGTAAGGTTCAAGGAGGAAGATCTGGCCCGAGGCCTGCAGCACGGAGATCCATTTCTTTGCCGTATTCGGGGCAACACCCACGTCCCTGGCGAGGTCTGAATATGAAAGTATCTGTGCGGTCCTGCTTGCTGTCGCCCTCAGGAAACGGTCGAAATCCCGGAGACTGCCGACATTCAGGATATTCCGTACATCCCTTTCCACATAGGTGCTCACATATGAGGCATACCAGAAATGGGGCTCTATGCCCGGCTGCGCGTAGAGTTCCGGATACCCTCCCCCGAAGAGGTATTTGTTCTCATCAAATGTACGGGAGGTCTTTTTCAGCTCAGCCGAGGAAAGGTTCAGCATGTTCATGACGCCGCATCTTCCCGCAAGACTTTCCGATACCCCCTGCATCAGGAGGAAGTTTTGCGAGCCGGTAAGTATGAAGCGGCCGGGCCTTTTGTCTTTATCGATGACCGCCTTGAGGTAGCGGAAGAGCGAAGGCGCGTACTGGACCTCGTCAATGATAAGCGGCTCTTTCTGTTCGCCGATGAACCTTTCCGGATTTTCTTCTGCCTGTGCGGCAAGATACGGGAGATCGAGAGAGACATATTGAGCGCCGGGGAATACATGGCGTACGAGCGCGGTCTTCCCCACCTGCCTGGGACCTGTCAAAACAACGGCGGGAAATTGCCCGAACATCGACCGCAAGGTCTTTTCATAATTTCTTGATATCCACATGCATAAATTATGCATTACCACTGCAAAATTGTCAAGCCCAAACAAAAGGAGCGAGAGACGAGGAACAAGGGTCGTGATTCCATAAGTACTGCGCGGCTTTGAGGGTGATCGTCTTTTTGCACTTGCTGCAGTAATTACTCATACCGAGTTGCATTCAAAAATAGAGCGAGGCGACGAGGAGGAGGCGACGGAGGCGTACATTTTAGTACGTCGAGGAGATGACAACGAAGGCAACGAAGCTATATGAATGAATGCAACTTGGTATCAATATTTTGCATGGAGCCGTATCTTCTCCTGATCCTGCAAGACCTTGAGGATCCCCATGATACTGTCCATACGAGGGTTTCCACGGGAACCTAACATCCGATGGATGCTCTTACTTGATTTATGAAGCTTTTTTGCAAGGGCCGGAAAGGTGATCGTTGCGTTGATGTAATCACGCAGCATTGCCTTCCCTACGTCAAGATTCCCCTCGAGCATTTCGTTTACCGCTTCTGCAAGTAATCCTTTGCGGTACTTCTCATCGCGTGCCGCGCGTTCCATTATAGTTTCTTTAAAATCACGGGTAAGCGCCATGATCAACCTCCCTGCCTCTTTCTGGCCTTATATTCCAGCCAGAACGTCTTTGCCTTTTCAATATCCTTGTTCTGTGTTGTACTGGTAACTTATAGGTTACTAATTGTCAAGAGTTTAAAGAAAATTATATTGATCACAGCTGAAGGGTGCTATTACGGAAATATTTTCTAAGGAACTCCGCCGGGCTTATTATTTTGATGCCCATATAATTACCGACAGACAACAGGTGCCTGTCTCCCGATATTATATACGGACATTTGTGGGCAACTGCGCACTCTATGAACATATTATCGTCAGGATCATCTTCCCGCTCTGACCTTTTTTATTGTCGCGTTGATGGTGCGGAGAGAAACTCCCTTTCTTGCCATCTTTGTCCTGATACGGCCCCAGAGGTCGTCGATATAGGAAGAGATGTCCCTGTTTCTTACATAATCTTCAAGAAGCTCCCTTACAACCTTGCTCACGGTCTTCCCCTCGGCCCTGGCAAGATTATCAGCCATGCTCTTAAGCTCCGGATCGATCCGGATGATCATCTGCTTCCCCATGTGTTACCTCCATATATACTGTAATTACAATCTATACAAATGCTATTGATCAATCAAGTACATGTGGAGATCCACCGGTATCGCCCGAACCCCACCGCATGTTTTGCCGGATTGCAAGACCTGATACCAAAGGGTTTCTGTGAAGCAACAGGTCTTACCCTGCGAACATACAGAAGTTTGTTGAAGGAATGATGAAGCAGTTGCCCGGAAAGGCTTCTGCCTTTACCGGTTTATTAACTATCTGGTAAAAGGGGACCCCAAGCTTCCCCGCGAAATACTTCCCTGCGGGGCTGATGCGCGTATCCCCTTCCTTTGCCTCAAAGAGGGCGACAGGCTTACCGTTTTTTACGAGGACAAAGTCCACCTCGCGTTTCTCTCTGTCCCTTACGTACATTATCTCGTATGTCCCGAGGCCGGTCTCCGTGAGCCTTGCCGCCATCCGAAGCAGCGTGACGGCGATAAAGTTCTCAAACCTGTATCCGGTATCGGGCACGGTTGTCCAATCAAAGAAATAAAGCTTTACTTCCTTTTTAATGGACCGGGTGATCCGCTTATGCCATGGGCGGACCGTGAAAAGGAGATAGAGCTGCGCCAGGATATGGATCCAGTTAACGATTGTCGCATAGTGGCATCCGAGGTCTTCACGGAGAGAGTTAATGCTAAGGGGTGAACCGACCTTTGAAGGAAGGATCTCCGCCAGTTGTTCAATGCCCCTGATGTCGGAGACCCGTGAAAGGTCTCTCACGTCCTCTCTTGTCAGGAGCGTCCTGTATTCTCTCTGCCATCTCGTAAAAAAACGCTGCGATGCCTTGCTGAAAGGCTCGGGGAAGCCGCCATATGTCAGCAACCGGCTAAGCGATTCATCGCGCCCTTTAATGTTTATGGAGCGTATGGCGCGAATGAATCCCTCTCCGTCTGAGAAATCAACGTTCTCTCCGGCAATCCTGCTAAAATCGGCAACCACCTCGGGTAATCCCAGAGGGAATATCTGGTACAGTAAATACCGTCCCACCAGTGAATCGCCCGTTTTGCGGTACAATCCAAGGCGTGCGCTCCCTGTCACGAGGAGCGTCATCCTGCCCTTATTTGTGTCGTAAAATCCTTTCAGGATATTCCTCCAGTCCCGCTGCTTATGGATCTCATCGAAAACGATCGGGACCGGTGATCTGCGGTATTTCTCGTCGATGAGGTTCCTGAATATAAGAGGGTTCCTCCGGTATTCCCGGGCGACAGAAGGGTCATCCCAGTTGAAATACATATCTTCCATGCCTGATCCTTTAAGCCATTCCTTCGCAAAGGTAGTCTTGCCGACCTGCCTGGGGCCTGTGAGAAAGACCATCTTCCCGGCATTCAGTTCAGGATCGAAGAGATAGGTTTTAACGATACGCTCTATCATCTGTATATGACTATTTTATGCATATATGTAAATTTGTCAAGACAATTTTCCACTAATATGTAAATTTGTCATATTCACTTAATATACGACGAAGCAACCCTTTGTCTCACGCCCGCTTCGCTCGAGCCCGCAGAGCATACAGCAGCAGAGGGCAGAGAGCGAAGAGTGGAGATAAAAATACAACCAATACAGAATATGCTTAAACCCTCAGCTCTCTGCTGTAGTTTCCCCTCACGACTCACGGGCTTCGTGCTATTTGCTGTCTACTATCTACTGACGACTATCGACTGCCCTTACTTGCTTGTCTTTTGAAATTCTTTCTGGCAATAAAAGCAGTATGCCCCATATCAAACTACAGGCATTTTTTCAAAGTAAAGGGGGTGTGGAGGTGGCCCCCAATCCCCCCTTCCATTCATTGATAAAGCAATTTGAGAAACGACGTCTCCATCCCCCATGACGCCACCTGCTGTGGGCTACGCTGTGGAACGAGGTGAGAGAATTGTCAGTGAGAAGGACTATGTGTTATAAGTTATTTACTTATTTACGGTCGTCCCCTTCTGTACACCCGGATAAAGATAGAAGATCGACTAAGTCAAGGATAAAGATTTGACCCCATTGCCTTCTCAAACCGGCGTTAAAGCAATAACATATGATGTGCTTGATTGCACGACCTGACACCAGAGGGTTTGCGATTGCCTCATGCCTCACGAAAGAAGATCGACTGAGTCAAGGATAAAGATTTGACCCCCTTGCCTCCCTGCCATTGTCTTCTTCGGCATTCTCATTTGCGGGGCTTGCCAGTATTGATTCAAGGGTAAACCCTTTGTCACCATTCTTTCCAATAGGTCTGTATAAGCTCTCCTCCCTGAATTTTTTATTCAGATACTGCTTTATAGCTCTGTTTCTGGTTTTCCTGACAATAGGAGTAATGTCCTCTAATGTTTGGGGATCGCATTCAAGTATTTCCAGCCAGGCTTGCTGAAAACTATCTTCGTGCTGTCCAAAAAAAGGTTGCAGATAATTATTTACTTCATCTTCATTCAATCTCATATCGATTTCCTTTCTGGATTAACCCGATAGAAAGATTACCTGTTCAGATTACAATAGTAAAAGAATATTAACTTGCCGGGAAATACCTTTCTTTCGGCTTCTGGATTTTCGGATCATTCTTCGGGTGTGGTGAATTCACCCATGTAATTCACGCGGGCAAAGAGACCTTCCGGCTTGAGAAAAAGATCCAGGCCGTTGCTTTCCCCCGATTATTAGAAGACCTTAAAGTTTAGTTTCATTTCTCCGCGATACGGGCCATTCTCACCACAGCGGATGGGCCAAGGAAAACAAGTCAGATGATTTGCTGGATTGCACGACCTGACCCCAAGGGTTTACGATTGCCTCATGCCTCACGGAAGAAGATAGAAGATCGACTGAGTCAAGGATAAAGATTTGACCCCCTGGCCTTCCCAGCTGACCTGAAGACCGGCTAACGTTATTCAATACCTCTGAATTCCTTAAGTTTAAAATCTATTTCATATAAAAAGACTTCGATATTCTTCATCACTTTCAAGGCATAATCTAATTTTTTATCATAGCTTCCAGCTATAATAATACCCTTCACATTTTCATCCTTTTTATGCTCTTTTATCCATCCCATATAACGAGCTACTTGGCCAATCGTGTCATCACTGGTTTGGTCTTTCTTAAGTTCAATCACTACAAAACTATTTGACCCCTTATCTTTTGCTAAAATATCAATTGGGCCAATATCAGTTTTGTATTGTTGACTTATTAACTCACCTTCTTCAATAATTAAGTCGAATCTTTTACCAATTTCAGTCTTTCCCCAATTATGTATAAGAAAATCCTCCAACTGTTTCTCCATATAAAATAAACCCCGACTATAATCAGAAGGAGTAGCTGAGGGCGTTATCGATGTAGTCTTTTGGTAATAATCAAGAATTATTTCTAAATCTGATTCTAAATCTCTGTCTGATGTAATAGCATTAGTATCTCTATAAGTAATATGTACGTTACTGTTTTCAATGGAAATTGTGTATGCCTTGAATACAAATGAATCTCCGTAGCGGGGAACATCTTGATCAAAATAGGCTGTAATAGTGCGTGTTGAATTCATTATTTCAGTAGGCCATGATTTCCCAAATTCTTCTGTTTCGCTTATCCCATAAGCTAGAACAAGAGCTTGTAGTTCCTTATAATACAAGTACACTGGATAGAATCCTTTACTAACTTGCATTTCAGGGGTAATAAAAGCTATCCAAGGAATACGGGCTGGCATTCCCATGCCGAAAGAGATGCGTAGCCTCAAATCGCTCCACTCTTTGGGATAGAAGCTCGTTTTTAAATCCCCCCCTTTGGATTGTAATAAAAATTGTTTTAATAAGGTTGGCCAATTATTCATATTTTAATTTATCTCGATAAAATTTCGGGGTCTGGTCTTTTATTATCAGTTTTTCAGATATTTTCTGCCGCAAGAACGCCCCCACCATGGGCTAAAAAGAACAAGAATCTGGTTGAGAGTTATGCTACCCCTTAACCTTCAGCACCTGCTATTTATTAAATTACCCAACCAAAACATCAGCTTAGAGCGTATATTCGCTCATCGCGAACATATTCCTCCGGTTCATCTTGTTAAAAACAACAAAACCGGGAAAACTAAAGCAACGCGAAAAGCTGTTCTACCTTAACCTGTTCTTATTGAAATTAATCCCACCTGTTTCTATACATCTATTGTAACCCTTTGAAAACTAAAGTCAATGTTTTTAAGCCACCAGCTTCCCGAAGCGAGGTAAGCGTGACATGTGACTTGCAGCTTGTTATATTATTTTTCTCACTCCTTTATATTCCTGATACCCCTGCAGGATGGAAATTTTTCACATCCCCAAAAATTCTTTCCAGCATTCACTCCTCTGGTGGCCTTTCTCAAGACCATGTTTGATCCGCATATCGGGCAAATCACCTTTTGCTCTGCATACGTACGAGGAGATTCGCTAACAGAAGAATCCTTGGGGGTGGTCGCCGTTTGGACCTGCCTACGGATGGTTTTGACGCTTGTCAGGCCCGTCAGAAGTTCCCCTCTCCTCCAGGCAAACAGGGCGGAGATAGCGCCAATCACAAGAAAGAAGAGGGCAACCCATATCGCAAACGACGAGAGTAGTATTGCAACACCCTTAAAAAGTGGGCTTCCTCCTATTATTGAAGGAATAATGAATTTGATGCCAATGTACGCAATAAAGGCTACAATGATGCTCACCCACCAGGGAGACTCTAACAACATTTTTACTATGCCTTCGTCGCGTTTTTGCATTTAATGTTTCCCTCAAATTGGCATTCGAGCATTCGTAGTCAGGCTTCTTCTTGCCATTTTTTCAGTTATCTTCTGCTGCAAGAATTGTCCCCACCATTACCCCACCAATACATCAACAGATCGTTCAAGGTTCTATGTTAAAACCAAAGAAACGTGAGAAACTCAATAAACCCGAGAAACCCTTTAAAACCATTCTATCTCTGTGAAATTAAAAATACAAATGTTTTTTTAAGATCAGCAATCAGCTTTCAGCCGTCAGCGATCAGCTGTCATTACAAACCATTTTAACAGGCAGAACCGACAACGGGATGTTGAACTGATAGATGGGAGGTACGAGATGCGAGGAGCGAAAATCTGTTTATAGTTGATGGTTCATGGTTGATAGTGCTCTGCTCAACGTCGCATAGTTATGATTACGTGGATCTGTTGGTAAATCGTCTTCCAAGGGGCTGGGTAAAGTCACAATACGGATAATTGGTACATCCAAGGAATCTATTGTTTGTCGTTCGGTTTACCCTGATCGTTAAGACACCACCACATTTTTCGCATTCGAGTTGTTTGGGATCTTTTTGTAGTAATTCTAAGACAAACATTGATGGCTTGAATGTGTTAGGGAGTAAATAAACCTTATGTTTTGCTCTCGTTGAAGCAACATAAAATAATCTCCTTTCTTCCGCGTGGTCATAATTATCTGATTCAGCCAGGACCATATTGATGATTGGATCGTCGACGATTTCGGTGGGAAAACCATATTTTTCAGAATTTAAATAGTCAATAATGACATAATCAGCCTCTAAGCCCTTAGCGCTGTGGGCAGTGAGAAATTCTATTTGCAGAGGATCAAATGTTTTACTTAAATAACTTAAATCACGACGTGAAGGACTATTAAAGTTATACCTTCCAAGTATAAAAACTTTTGCAGGATCATTATTTGTCTTTTCTTTTATATTTTTCAGGCAACTCATTAATCGTTTAAGATCCGCGTCAGTATCCTTAAATATGATTTTATATGGTTTTT from the Syntrophorhabdaceae bacterium genome contains:
- a CDS encoding GNAT family N-acetyltransferase; amino-acid sequence: YLPVAQASVREAAKMFGFTVETIYQIELALEEAFMNVIKHAFEAGEDSTFDIICKQTSMGIKIIIKEKGMPFDPGKITLYDPSKDILEVGSTGLGTFLMKEIVDEVSFHNLGSEGKEIHLVKYLPGKNIEDFCDPSELERHEEERPGPVVIAGRIEYDVRRMKALEAIEISKGAYKSHGYTFFDEVIYYPEQIVASNDSGEMISAVAVTKDDVFMGHAALHYPEPGARIAELTFIFVSPEYRGQGCMKRMLDFLFAAPKQYDLEGVYAFAVANHIYSQKTMVGHGLVDCGIELATSPATWVFKGISKGESQRISVVLSFKYLKKPDPITLYPPARHRAMIEKLYRDMGAEHNYIVPPFPEPHFTDDKSVIYAKVYAAEGNAEIFITKYGSNVVHEIKGILKNLLCVEQIAAINLYLGMEDPLTYFMSPAFEESGFFFSGILPKTGVGDAIILQYLNNISFDYDKVIAYSDNAKEILAYIRENDSSVSL
- a CDS encoding transporter substrate-binding domain-containing protein; translated protein: MKKIGCFCLIMCLIILAGDVHAAPKDIKGTPELTMLTEEYPPVTFMKDGKVAGFVTDIVREIIARQGIPDTIRLTSWDEAYTKALKTPNVVLFSAERTDKREKLFQWVGPVGKNSAMFYVKKGSGIMIRSLQEAKRLAAIATTTNWFTEQYLKNKGFTNLVSSPLPTTNVKQLMDGSVQVSIFTDITVPEIVKKAGYRMDDLEPVFRVSNTYFYIAMSLGTPVEIVAKWQSVLDGMKADGTFEKIYRSYIPNADLKDLLKTSR
- a CDS encoding ATP-binding protein produces the protein MWISRNYEKTLRSMFGQFPAVVLTGPRQVGKTALVRHVFPGAQYVSLDLPYLAAQAEENPERFIGEQKEPLIIDEVQYAPSLFRYLKAVIDKDKRPGRFILTGSQNFLLMQGVSESLAGRCGVMNMLNLSSAELKKTSRTFDENKYLFGGGYPELYAQPGIEPHFWYASYVSTYVERDVRNILNVGSLRDFDRFLRATASRTAQILSYSDLARDVGVAPNTAKKWISVLQASGQIFLLEPYYRNIGKRLVKSPKLYMCDTGLISFLLGFDSWEAIARNPMVGAFWETHIVMQVVRHFYSMGKAVPLWFWRTSQGDEVDLLIEQGGQFTAIECKYGEAVDASSLKGMEAFMKEYGKSSLASGFIASRTPRKYPLSKIVSAVPGSSIDTFL
- a CDS encoding transcriptional regulator, translated to MALTRDFKETIMERAARDEKYRKGLLAEAVNEMLEGNLDVGKAMLRDYINATITFPALAKKLHKSSKSIHRMLGSRGNPRMDSIMGILKVLQDQEKIRLHAKY
- a CDS encoding ribbon-helix-helix protein, CopG family, encoding MGKQMIIRIDPELKSMADNLARAEGKTVSKVVRELLEDYVRNRDISSYIDDLWGRIRTKMARKGVSLRTINATIKKVRAGR
- a CDS encoding ATP-binding protein encodes the protein MIERIVKTYLFDPELNAGKMVFLTGPRQVGKTTFAKEWLKGSGMEDMYFNWDDPSVAREYRRNPLIFRNLIDEKYRRSPVPIVFDEIHKQRDWRNILKGFYDTNKGRMTLLVTGSARLGLYRKTGDSLVGRYLLYQIFPLGLPEVVADFSRIAGENVDFSDGEGFIRAIRSINIKGRDESLSRLLTYGGFPEPFSKASQRFFTRWQREYRTLLTREDVRDLSRVSDIRGIEQLAEILPSKVGSPLSINSLREDLGCHYATIVNWIHILAQLYLLFTVRPWHKRITRSIKKEVKLYFFDWTTVPDTGYRFENFIAVTLLRMAARLTETGLGTYEIMYVRDREKREVDFVLVKNGKPVALFEAKEGDTRISPAGKYFAGKLGVPFYQIVNKPVKAEAFPGNCFIIPSTNFCMFAG
- a CDS encoding PDDEXK nuclease domain-containing protein, producing the protein MNNWPTLLKQFLLQSKGGDLKTSFYPKEWSDLRLRISFGMGMPARIPWIAFITPEMQVSKGFYPVYLYYKELQALVLAYGISETEEFGKSWPTEIMNSTRTITAYFDQDVPRYGDSFVFKAYTISIENSNVHITYRDTNAITSDRDLESDLEIILDYYQKTTSITPSATPSDYSRGLFYMEKQLEDFLIHNWGKTEIGKRFDLIIEEGELISQQYKTDIGPIDILAKDKGSNSFVVIELKKDQTSDDTIGQVARYMGWIKEHKKDENVKGIIIAGSYDKKLDYALKVMKNIEVFLYEIDFKLKEFRGIE
- a CDS encoding topoisomerase DNA-binding C4 zinc finger domain-containing protein, which codes for MQKRDEGIVKMLLESPWWVSIIVAFIAYIGIKFIIPSIIGGSPLFKGVAILLSSFAIWVALFFLVIGAISALFAWRRGELLTGLTSVKTIRRQVQTATTPKDSSVSESPRTYAEQKVICPICGSNMVLRKATRGVNAGKNFWGCEKFPSCRGIRNIKE